One genomic region from Bacillus sp. SLBN-46 encodes:
- a CDS encoding ABC transporter permease: MQPTIKRIIFFVALVVFWQVGVSVSGVSPSVMPAPTDVFEALVKGFSDKTLIYDILASFRRLFIGLGISIVLGLGLGILLAKNKTADETLGTLILALQSVPSIVWLPIAIMWFGLNETSVIFIVILGATLVMTINMRIGIKNVPPLYIRAAQTMGSGGFDLFTGVIFPASVPYAVTGARLGWAFAWRALMAGEILSTGPGLGYTLKYASDFGNMSMVIAIMIIIGVIGTVVDIVFFQRVEQNVIRRWGLETTN; the protein is encoded by the coding sequence ATGCAGCCAACAATTAAACGTATTATCTTCTTTGTAGCCTTAGTTGTGTTCTGGCAGGTGGGCGTATCTGTGAGTGGTGTTTCACCTTCTGTTATGCCGGCACCAACGGATGTCTTTGAAGCGTTAGTTAAGGGCTTTTCTGATAAAACGTTAATCTATGATATTTTAGCGAGCTTCCGCCGCTTATTCATTGGTTTAGGTATATCAATTGTTCTAGGCTTAGGTCTTGGCATTCTTTTAGCAAAAAATAAAACCGCGGATGAAACGTTAGGAACACTGATTTTAGCATTACAGAGTGTACCTAGTATTGTTTGGTTACCCATTGCAATCATGTGGTTCGGTCTGAATGAAACATCGGTCATTTTTATCGTAATCCTTGGTGCTACGCTCGTCATGACGATTAACATGAGAATAGGCATTAAAAATGTGCCGCCTCTTTATATACGAGCAGCACAAACGATGGGGTCTGGTGGGTTCGACCTCTTTACTGGAGTGATTTTTCCAGCCTCTGTCCCTTACGCCGTAACAGGTGCAAGACTTGGTTGGGCATTTGCCTGGCGTGCACTTATGGCGGGGGAAATCCTAAGCACAGGACCTGGATTAGGGTATACCCTGAAATACGCTTCAGATTTTGGAAACATGAGTATGGTTATTGCCATTATGATTATCATTGGTGTCATTGGCACTGTGGTTGATATTGTTTTCTTCCAACGAGTGGAACAAAATGTCATTCGCCGTTGGGGTTTAGAAACAACAAATTAA